One window from the genome of Parcubacteria group bacterium ADurb.Bin159 encodes:
- the mnmA gene encoding tRNA-specific 2-thiouridylase MnmA, translated as MKKQEGKIKKRVIVAMSGGIDSTVAAALLKRADFDVMGIFMRTWKGTKEEFSHHAKNKHYFLDEERRAEKAAKILNIPFYVFDVRKEFKKSVVDYFIRECKKNRTPNPCVICNKEIKFGVLLKKILSLNADYLATGHYAKLKKTEEGYHLFRSKDRDKDQSYFLWTLGQNQLKKVLFPLGDYKKKEIRELAKKFKLPVNNIPESQEICFIPNTIYDFLKKYINLKKGKIITDKGEILGVHNGLPLYTIGQRRGIGQSGGPYYVLEKNIKDNLLIVTKDEKKIFKKDIFLEKVNWIFGHPPKLPIEVKAKVRYRQKEANAILSFSHKKYFLRFKKPQRAITPGQSAVFFVGEEIIGGGIIV; from the coding sequence ATGAAAAAGCAAGAGGGAAAAATTAAAAAAAGAGTGATCGTGGCTATGTCCGGAGGCATAGACAGCACAGTAGCAGCAGCCCTTTTAAAAAGGGCTGATTTTGATGTTATGGGAATTTTTATGAGAACATGGAAAGGTACAAAAGAAGAATTTTCGCACCATGCAAAAAATAAACATTATTTCCTTGATGAAGAGAGAAGAGCGGAAAAAGCAGCTAAAATTTTGAATATTCCATTTTATGTTTTTGATGTTAGAAAAGAATTCAAAAAATCAGTAGTTGATTATTTTATAAGAGAATGCAAAAAAAATAGAACACCTAATCCTTGCGTAATTTGCAACAAGGAAATAAAATTTGGCGTTCTTCTAAAAAAAATTTTATCATTAAATGCTGACTATTTAGCCACTGGCCATTATGCAAAATTAAAAAAAACAGAAGAGGGATATCATCTTTTCCGATCCAAAGACAGAGATAAAGATCAATCTTATTTTCTTTGGACTCTTGGGCAAAATCAATTAAAAAAAGTTTTGTTTCCTCTTGGCGATTATAAAAAAAAAGAAATTAGAGAATTAGCTAAAAAATTTAAATTGCCTGTAAACAATATTCCAGAATCTCAAGAAATTTGCTTTATCCCAAATACTATTTACGATTTTTTAAAAAAATATATTAATTTAAAGAAAGGCAAAATAATAACTGATAAAGGGGAAATATTGGGGGTTCATAACGGTTTACCCCTTTATACTATTGGCCAAAGAAGGGGCATAGGGCAAAGCGGAGGGCCTTATTATGTTTTAGAAAAAAATATAAAAGATAATCTTTTAATAGTTACTAAAGACGAAAAAAAAATTTTTAAAAAAGATATTTTTTTAGAAAAAGTGAATTGGATTTTTGGACATCCTCCAAAACTTCCCATAGAGGTAAAAGCGAAAGTAAGGTATCGCCAAAAAGAAGCAAACGCCATTTTGTCATTTAGCCATAAAAAATATTTTCTTAGATTTAAAAAACCGCAAAGAGCAATTACTCCCGGGCAATCAGCTGTTTTTTTTGTTGGGGAAGAAATAATCGGGGGCGGGATTATTGTTTAA
- the uvrB gene encoding UvrABC system protein B: MKFKLVSPFNPSGDQPRAIKQLIKAIKRGDRFTTLLGTTGSGKTFTISNVIENINKPILVISPNKILAAQLYREFKTFFPENAINYFVSYYDYYQPEAYIPASDTYIAKEAMINEEIERLRHLATSSLMTRKDVIIIASVSCIYNLGLPANYLNRAIYLEEGKLITRGDLIKQLVRLQYKRNDLELKRGCFRVRGDIIEIMPPSEDTIYRIDLAEQKVNKLEIIDKLKRNFLKKMNQLIIFPAKHFIVYDDDINRAVRDIKEELKERLAYFKKKKMFLEAERLERITKQDLAMIKIMGYCHGIENYSRHLLGKLAGEPPETLLSYFPKDKNGKPDFLTIIDESHITIPQIRGMYEGDHERKKILIEYGWRLPSALDNRPLKFEEFLSKINQVIFTSATPGPYEKKCSSVIVEQIVRPTYLLDPKIEIKPIYDKKRNISQIDDLIERIEKIIEKKERVLVNTLTKKMAEELSEFLNSKGISSRYMHSETKTLERTEILTDFRQGKFNVLVGVNLLREGLDLPEVSLVAILDADKEGFLRSKTTFIQMMGRAARNVRGSVILYADNLTGSIKQAVEEATRRRKIQMEYNKKHKVKPKTIEKEIQNLIDLTD, translated from the coding sequence ATGAAATTTAAATTAGTTTCGCCATTTAATCCTTCAGGGGATCAGCCAAGGGCTATAAAACAATTAATTAAAGCTATAAAACGCGGCGACCGTTTTACTACTTTATTGGGCACAACGGGTTCAGGTAAAACTTTTACTATTTCTAATGTTATTGAAAATATAAATAAACCGATTTTAGTCATTTCTCCTAATAAAATTTTAGCCGCCCAACTTTATCGTGAATTTAAAACCTTTTTTCCCGAAAATGCAATTAACTATTTTGTTTCTTATTATGATTATTATCAGCCAGAAGCTTATATTCCCGCCTCTGATACTTATATTGCCAAAGAAGCAATGATAAATGAAGAGATAGAGCGTTTGAGGCATTTAGCAACCTCTTCTTTAATGACCAGAAAAGATGTAATTATTATTGCCTCAGTTTCTTGTATTTATAATTTAGGCCTTCCGGCTAATTATTTGAATCGAGCTATATATTTAGAAGAAGGTAAATTAATTACCAGGGGAGATTTGATAAAACAATTAGTACGTTTGCAATATAAAAGAAACGATTTAGAGCTTAAAAGAGGATGTTTTCGAGTAAGAGGGGATATTATTGAAATTATGCCGCCGTCAGAAGATACTATATATAGAATTGATTTAGCTGAACAAAAAGTAAATAAATTAGAAATAATTGATAAGTTAAAAAGAAATTTTCTAAAAAAAATGAATCAGCTGATAATTTTTCCCGCTAAACATTTTATTGTTTACGATGACGATATAAATAGAGCCGTTAGAGATATAAAAGAGGAACTTAAAGAAAGATTGGCTTATTTTAAAAAGAAAAAAATGTTTTTGGAAGCCGAAAGATTAGAAAGAATAACTAAACAAGATTTAGCGATGATAAAAATTATGGGATATTGTCATGGCATTGAAAATTATTCTCGGCACTTATTGGGGAAATTAGCCGGAGAGCCGCCAGAGACACTGCTTTCTTATTTTCCTAAAGATAAAAATGGCAAACCCGATTTTTTAACAATCATCGACGAATCTCATATTACTATACCTCAAATTAGGGGAATGTATGAAGGAGACCATGAGCGTAAAAAAATATTAATAGAATATGGTTGGCGTTTGCCCTCAGCCTTAGACAACAGACCCTTAAAATTCGAAGAGTTTTTATCTAAAATTAATCAAGTTATATTTACTTCTGCCACGCCGGGGCCTTATGAAAAAAAATGTTCTTCTGTGATTGTGGAACAAATTGTTAGGCCTACTTATTTACTTGACCCTAAAATAGAAATAAAGCCGATTTACGATAAGAAGAGAAACATATCCCAAATAGACGATTTAATAGAGAGAATTGAAAAAATAATAGAGAAAAAAGAAAGAGTTTTAGTGAACACTTTAACAAAAAAAATGGCTGAAGAATTGTCAGAATTCTTGAATTCCAAAGGCATATCTTCTCGCTATATGCATTCGGAAACAAAAACATTAGAAAGAACAGAAATTTTGACGGATTTTAGGCAAGGGAAATTTAATGTTTTAGTGGGAGTTAATTTATTAAGGGAAGGGTTAGATTTACCCGAAGTTTCCTTAGTAGCTATTTTAGACGCCGACAAAGAAGGATTTTTGAGAAGTAAAACAACTTTTATCCAAATGATGGGTAGAGCTGCCAGAAATGTCAGGGGGAGTGTTATTTTATATGCTGATAATTTAACCGGTTCAATAAAACAAGCAGTGGAAGAAGCAACAAGAAGGAGAAAAATCCAAATGGAATATAATAAAAAACATAAAGTTAAACCAAAAACAATTGAAAAAGAGATCCAAAATTTAATTGATTTAACAGATTAA
- the uvrC gene encoding UvrABC system protein C produces the protein MSFSKNHSQTRMNKGFQGVNFGGLTLRLPLAPGVYLFKKDEKVLYVGKAAILKKRVSSYFSQKNPKIKNLLSQANKIEYIKTDSVLEALVLEANLIKKYWPIYNVKEKDNRSFVYIIIPHFKNTDFPYPIIVRGQQLKKYPTDNFYIFGPYQSYTTVKKMLALVRRIFPYCTFPQSGRPCFYYQINLCPGACINKINKKDYQDIIKNIILFLEGKKKGLIKKIQKDYPEKIRLLNQIQDSFLITKDNLRGDVFPKTLKIEGYDISHFAGEGAYGSMVVFKNNEPIKSEYRIFKIKKAKPKDDVGALEEVISRRLRHKEWPLPNLFLIDGGRGQVNGVYEVLKKARVFIPVVGLSKGKDKKDELIFKGTSKNMENLIIASKSLLQRVRDEAHRFALKFSHKQVLKIKHFN, from the coding sequence ATGTCATTTTCAAAAAATCACTCGCAAACCCGCATGAATAAAGGCTTTCAAGGAGTCAATTTTGGGGGTCTGACCCTCCGCCTTCCTCTTGCTCCGGGGGTTTATCTTTTTAAAAAAGATGAAAAAGTGCTTTATGTGGGCAAGGCAGCTATTTTAAAAAAAAGAGTAAGCAGTTATTTCAGCCAAAAAAATCCTAAGATAAAAAATCTTTTGAGCCAAGCGAATAAAATTGAATATATCAAAACCGATTCAGTTTTAGAAGCTCTTGTTTTGGAAGCAAATTTAATTAAAAAATATTGGCCTATTTATAATGTTAAGGAAAAGGATAATCGTTCTTTTGTTTATATTATTATTCCTCATTTTAAAAATACTGATTTTCCTTACCCGATTATTGTTCGAGGACAACAATTAAAAAAATATCCAACAGATAATTTTTATATTTTTGGGCCATATCAAAGTTATACCACAGTTAAGAAAATGTTAGCTTTAGTTCGTCGAATTTTTCCTTATTGCACTTTTCCCCAATCAGGCAGGCCTTGTTTTTATTATCAAATTAATTTATGTCCCGGAGCCTGTATAAATAAAATCAATAAAAAAGATTATCAAGATATTATTAAAAACATTATTTTATTTTTAGAAGGAAAAAAGAAAGGATTAATAAAAAAAATACAAAAAGATTACCCAGAAAAGATAAGACTTTTGAATCAAATACAAGATAGTTTTTTGATTACCAAAGACAATCTCAGGGGAGATGTTTTCCCCAAGACATTAAAAATAGAGGGGTACGATATTAGTCATTTTGCCGGTGAAGGAGCATACGGTTCAATGGTTGTTTTTAAGAATAATGAACCAATAAAAAGTGAATATCGTATTTTTAAAATTAAAAAAGCCAAACCCAAAGATGATGTAGGGGCGCTGGAAGAAGTTATATCTCGAAGGTTGAGGCATAAAGAATGGCCGTTGCCCAATTTATTTTTAATTGATGGGGGCAGAGGACAGGTAAATGGGGTATATGAGGTATTAAAAAAAGCGCGCGTTTTTATTCCCGTAGTGGGTTTATCAAAAGGTAAAGACAAAAAAGACGAATTGATTTTTAAGGGAACAAGTAAAAATATGGAGAATCTAATTATTGCCTCTAAATCTCTTTTGCAAAGAGTAAGAGATGAGGCGCATCGTTTCGCTTTAAAATTTTCTCATAAACAGGTTTTAAAAATTAAACATTTTAATTAG
- the uvrA gene encoding UvrABC system protein A yields the protein MENQFIKIKKASQHNLKNISLNLPKNKLIVFTGVSGSGKSSLAFDTIFAEGQRRYIESLSPYARQFLGEMKKPLVEDIEGLSPAIAIDQKPLSHNPRSTVATLTEIYDYLRVLFARIGKPHCPICGKEIKQLSLDEIKDIIERQYKKWQSSEIIILSPVVLGRKGEYYQMLYDYLNKGFDEARIDEKFYSLHNRIELSRYQIHTIEIVVDKIKKVEINRLFEAAETALNLSKGLINVLFYKKGKIQEELLLSSLRTCPKDGFSFPEIEPRLFSFNSPYGACPSCSGLGREFIYSDKICPVCQGKRLRKESLAVKICEKNIDDITSLSISEAMIFFNQTESNLNFTEYKIAYSLLEEIASRLKFLEEVGVGYLSLNREASTLSGGEAQRIRLASQIGSKLSGTIYVLDEPTIGLHERDTEKLLKLLKDLRDLGNTIIITEHDKRAIKESDYMVDLGPGAGKKGGEITAEGKTNELLKGQNQSLTLKYLRGEKKIEIPSRRVKMTDMLYLIGCRKNNLKNIKLGIPLKKFICLTGVSGSGKSSLFDIIIKNLPKSLYHINEPLECVSQIKGAENLSRLIEINQSPIGRTPRSNPATYTGVFTPIRELFASLEGSLERGYNSSRFSFNVKGGRCESCEGAGYKLIEMHFLPPILIECEVCHGKRFNSQTLEVKYKGKTISDVLDLTVDESYNLFKDIPFIAERLKLLKDVGLGYIELGQSATTLSGGEAQRIKLARELNKPLHYKTLYLLDEPTVGLHYEDIRLLLKILQKLVDKGNTVMVIEHNLEVIKTADWIIDLGPEGGDKGGEIIAYGTPEAVAKNKNSYTGKYLKSILS from the coding sequence ATGGAAAATCAATTTATTAAAATTAAAAAAGCATCACAACATAATTTAAAAAACATTTCTTTGAATTTGCCGAAAAATAAATTAATTGTTTTTACCGGCGTCTCAGGCAGTGGAAAATCATCTTTAGCTTTTGATACTATTTTTGCCGAAGGGCAAAGAAGATATATTGAATCTCTTTCTCCTTACGCAAGACAATTTTTGGGAGAAATGAAAAAACCATTAGTGGAAGATATTGAGGGTCTTTCTCCTGCTATTGCTATTGATCAAAAACCGCTTTCTCATAATCCCCGTTCCACTGTAGCTACTCTTACTGAAATTTATGACTATTTAAGAGTGCTTTTTGCCCGTATTGGCAAACCGCATTGTCCAATATGCGGCAAGGAAATTAAACAATTATCTTTAGATGAAATAAAAGATATTATAGAAAGACAATATAAAAAATGGCAAAGCAGCGAGATTATTATTCTCTCACCCGTTGTTTTGGGCAGAAAAGGAGAATATTATCAGATGCTTTATGATTATTTAAATAAAGGGTTTGATGAGGCAAGGATAGATGAAAAGTTTTATTCTCTGCATAATCGCATAGAACTTTCCCGTTATCAAATCCACACCATTGAGATTGTTGTTGATAAAATAAAAAAAGTAGAAATAAATCGGCTTTTTGAAGCGGCGGAAACAGCTTTAAATTTAAGCAAAGGCTTAATAAATGTTCTTTTTTATAAAAAGGGTAAAATTCAAGAAGAACTTTTGCTCTCATCTTTAAGAACTTGTCCCAAAGATGGATTTTCTTTTCCTGAGATTGAACCGCGTCTTTTTTCTTTTAATTCTCCTTACGGGGCCTGTCCATCTTGTTCTGGTTTGGGGAGAGAATTTATTTATTCAGATAAAATTTGTCCTGTTTGTCAGGGGAAAAGATTAAGAAAGGAATCTTTAGCTGTTAAAATATGTGAGAAAAATATTGATGATATTACTTCTTTATCTATCAGCGAAGCAATGATTTTTTTTAATCAAACAGAGTCTAATCTTAATTTTACAGAATATAAAATAGCTTACAGCTTGTTGGAGGAGATTGCTAGCCGATTAAAATTTTTAGAAGAAGTTGGTGTGGGTTATTTATCTTTAAATAGAGAAGCTAGCACATTGTCTGGTGGAGAAGCGCAAAGGATAAGGTTAGCTTCACAAATTGGCTCAAAATTATCAGGTACAATATATGTTTTAGATGAGCCAACTATTGGTTTGCATGAAAGAGATACAGAAAAACTTTTAAAACTTTTGAAAGATTTGCGCGATTTGGGGAACACCATTATTATTACCGAACACGATAAGCGAGCCATAAAAGAGAGTGATTATATGGTAGATTTAGGGCCAGGCGCGGGTAAAAAAGGAGGAGAAATAACGGCTGAGGGAAAAACTAATGAATTATTAAAAGGGCAAAATCAATCCTTAACTTTGAAATATTTAAGAGGAGAGAAAAAAATAGAAATTCCTTCAAGAAGAGTTAAAATGACTGATATGCTTTATTTAATTGGCTGCAGGAAAAATAATTTAAAAAATATTAAATTGGGGATACCTTTAAAAAAATTTATTTGTTTGACCGGTGTCTCAGGCAGCGGCAAATCTTCTTTATTTGATATTATTATTAAAAATTTGCCCAAATCTTTATATCATATTAATGAGCCCTTAGAGTGTGTTTCTCAAATAAAAGGAGCGGAGAATTTATCGCGTTTAATTGAAATTAATCAATCTCCCATTGGGAGAACTCCGCGTTCTAATCCAGCAACTTATACCGGAGTTTTTACGCCAATTAGAGAATTGTTTGCTTCTTTAGAGGGTTCTTTGGAAAGGGGTTATAATTCTTCACGATTTTCATTTAATGTAAAGGGGGGAAGATGCGAATCTTGCGAAGGAGCGGGGTACAAGTTAATAGAAATGCATTTTTTGCCCCCAATTTTAATAGAATGCGAGGTTTGTCACGGCAAAAGATTCAACAGTCAAACATTAGAAGTAAAATACAAAGGGAAGACCATATCCGATGTTTTAGATTTAACTGTTGATGAAAGTTATAATTTATTTAAAGATATCCCTTTTATTGCCGAAAGATTAAAATTATTAAAAGACGTTGGTTTAGGTTATATTGAATTAGGACAAAGTGCTACGACCCTATCTGGCGGCGAGGCGCAACGAATAAAATTAGCCAGAGAGTTAAATAAGCCCTTACATTACAAAACATTATATCTTTTAGATGAACCGACTGTTGGCCTTCATTATGAAGATATAAGGTTGCTTTTGAAAATTTTGCAAAAATTGGTGGATAAGGGTAATACGGTAATGGTTATTGAGCATAATTTAGAAGTAATTAAAACGGCTGATTGGATTATTGATTTAGGGCCAGAAGGAGGAGACAAAGGAGGAGAAATTATTGCTTATGGCACTCCAGAAGCTGTGGCTAAAAATAAAAATTCTTATACTGGTAAATATTTAAAATCCATTTTGAGTTAA